In the genome of Streptomyces sp. SAI-127, the window TCACGTCGCCGCCGACCCGCAGATACGAGTAGAGGAGTGCGGCCGCGACCACCCCGACCGGGTTGTTGCGGCCCAGCAGGGCGACGACGATGCCCTCGAACGCCAGGCCGCCGGCCATGTCGGGCTGGAGCCCGCCGTAGATCCCGAGCGCGAGGTGCGCTCCGGCGAGGCCGGCCAGCGCGCCGCCGATGACGAAGCTCCACTCGATGGTGCGCGGGACGTCGAGGCCGCCGTACCGGGCGAAGTCCGGGTTGGAACCGGTGATCCGGATGCGGTAGCCGAGCGGTGTCCTGGCGAGCAGGAACCAGACGGCCGCGGCCACCGCGAGCATGCCGAACAGGCCGATGTTCGCCTGGTCCAGGGGGACGCCGAAGAAGTCGGACAGGAGCGGCAGCGCCGAGTCGGGGCGTACCGGGGCGGACTGTACGGCGCTGCTGTCGGGTGCCTTGAGATGGTCGGTGAGGAGATAGTCGAAGACCCGTACGACGACCGCGTTCAGCATCAGCGTGGCGACGATCTCGTTCGCGCCGAGGCGGGCCTTCATCACCCCCGGTACCGCGCCCAGCGAGGCCCCGGCGAGGGCGGCGGCGCCCAGCGGGACCAGGACGGCGGCGACGGGCGGCAGGTGGAGGTTGATCGCCACCAGGGCGCTCGCCAGGGCACCGGCGTAGACCTGGCCCTCCGCGCCGAGGCTGATCTGCCGGGCCCGGAAGGGGATCGCGACAGACAGGCCGAGCAGCGCCAGGGTGGTCGCGTCGGCGAGCCAGCGGCCGATCCGGGGAGTGCGCTCCAGCGGGCCGGTGAGCAGGGCGTTCAGTGCGCCGGTGGCGTCCTTGCCGGTGGCCAGGACGACCAGGAAGGCGATGAGGACGGCCACGGCGACGGTCAGCACCGTCATCGTCAGCTCGACGGCCACCGTACGGCGCCGGCTCGCCAGGAACTCCCGGCGGCCCTGCGTCTCGGGCCGCCGCTGTTCCTCCGCCGCCGGTTCCAGGGTCGAGGTCATCGGACACCCGCCGTGATCCGCTCGTCCGGGTGCCGCTCGACACCGAGCATGTACAGGCCGGTGGCCTCCTCGGTGAGTCCGGCCGGGTCGTCGAAACGGGCGACGAGACGGCCGTCCTTGATCACCAGCAACCGGTCGGAGAGCGCGAGGAGTTCACCGAGGTCGGCGGAGACCAGCAGCACCGCCGCGCCCGCGTCACGGGCTTCGAGGAGCCGCTCGTACATGAAGTGCATGGCGCCGATGTCGACGCCCCGGGTCAGCTGCGCGGCCAGCAACAGGCGTGGCCGGGCGGACAGTTCGCGGGCGACGACCACCTTCTGGAGGTTGCCGCCGGACAGCGCTCCGGCCGTCGCGTCGGGGTGCGGGGCACGGATCTCGTAACGGCCGATCAGGTCCTCGGCGAGCTCGCGGATGCGACGGGTGCGCAGGATGCCGCGGCGGGCGACGGGGGGCCGGTCGTGACGGTCGACGATCAGGTTGTCGGCGAGGGAGCGGTCCAGGGCCGCCCCGTTGGTCAGCCGGTCCTCGGGCACGTGGGCGACGCCGGCCCGGCGCCGGCCCGCCGCGTCCAGGTGGGTGACGTCGGTGTCGTCCACGGTGACCGAGCCCGCGGTGGGGCGGCGCAGTCCGGCGAGGAGTTCGACCAGTTCCGTCTGGCCGTTGCCCTCGACGCCCGCGAGACCGACGATCTCACCGGCCGCGATGTCGAGGGACACGCCGTGCACCGCCGGGCCCGCGAGTGAGCGCACCCGCAGCACGCACCGCCCGGGCCGCGCCGGGGGTTTCGGCACGTCCAGG includes:
- a CDS encoding ABC transporter ATP-binding protein; this encodes MERTDETVDGTLGKAPVALEAVGLGKTYPNGTRAVSDVDLVVPGGEIRAIVGQNGAGKSTLMKLLYGLEQPSAGQIAVHGRRVRFAGPQDAIALGVGMVHQNLMLVPSFTIAENVVLGVEPGRAGRVDRAAAAERTAALAEEAGLAVDPEARVDAVSVGMRQRAEILKALHRGARILILDEPTAVLTPQETTDLFTAVRRLRDSGMTVLFISHKLKEVREISDRVTVMRAGSVIGTVRTEDATPAQLATMMVGREMSLDVPKPPARPGRCVLRVRSLAGPAVHGVSLDIAAGEIVGLAGVEGNGQTELVELLAGLRRPTAGSVTVDDTDVTHLDAAGRRRAGVAHVPEDRLTNGAALDRSLADNLIVDRHDRPPVARRGILRTRRIRELAEDLIGRYEIRAPHPDATAGALSGGNLQKVVVARELSARPRLLLAAQLTRGVDIGAMHFMYERLLEARDAGAAVLLVSADLGELLALSDRLLVIKDGRLVARFDDPAGLTEEATGLYMLGVERHPDERITAGVR
- a CDS encoding ABC transporter permease, translated to MTSTLEPAAEEQRRPETQGRREFLASRRRTVAVELTMTVLTVAVAVLIAFLVVLATGKDATGALNALLTGPLERTPRIGRWLADATTLALLGLSVAIPFRARQISLGAEGQVYAGALASALVAINLHLPPVAAVLVPLGAAALAGASLGAVPGVMKARLGANEIVATLMLNAVVVRVFDYLLTDHLKAPDSSAVQSAPVRPDSALPLLSDFFGVPLDQANIGLFGMLAVAAAVWFLLARTPLGYRIRITGSNPDFARYGGLDVPRTIEWSFVIGGALAGLAGAHLALGIYGGLQPDMAGGLAFEGIVVALLGRNNPVGVVAAALLYSYLRVGGDVMEQQTDVGSEAVTIIQAVIVLLVTARALPELVKRYLARREAR